TCTGGAGAACCACACTAAAGTACATTATCCTGGTATGAATGGTATCAATCTTCCAGAAACATACAACGGATTGGGTTCTAGAAATTTAATTTACATACTATTCCAATTGTTCGAGTTTTTTAAAACATATAAATCAAATAAAATCGCACCAAACTTTCATCTGGTTTTTATTGAAGAGCCGGAAGCTCATTTACATCCTCAAATGCAGGAGGTTTTTATTCGCAAAATCACTGAGATAATTAATGACTTTTCACAACGTTTTAATAGTGGGGTACCATGGCCAATTCAATTTATTATTACAACTCATTCTACTCATATTGCTAACGAAGCCCCTTTTGAAGCTATCAGGTATTTTTTAAGTAATAAATCTAGAGGGATTTATACACGGGTAAAAGATTTAAAAGTGGGATTTTCAGGAGAAACTCATAAGGAAGACAAAGAATTCTTACATAAATATTTAACTTTAACAAGATGTGATTTATTTTTCGCAGATAAAGTCATATTAATCGAAGGTCCAACCGAACGAATTTTAATGCCTAAGATAATTCAAAAAATCGATAAAAACAAGACACCTGAAGAGTCGTTATCGAGTAAATATCTAACAGTAATAGAAGTTGGCGGGGCATATGCACACCATTTCTTTTCATTTTTAGATTTTTTAGAACTACAATCCCTTATTATAACTGATATAGATTCAGTTAAAGCTGATAATGGATCTTACAGAAAAAAATGCATAGTAGCAGAAGGGACATATACCAGTAATACCTGTTTGAAACGATGGTTTAGCAATGATAATATTTCACCAGCAGACCTACTAATAAAATCAAAGCAAGAAAAAATTCATAGACTAATACGTATAGCGTATCAAGTGCCAGATGGAACAGAACCAGGATCGCAGGAGATGGTAGCTGCATTGGAGGAAGCTGCAGCAACAAATTCTGCTGATGCTCCTCAGAAAACAGATGTTGTAGATATTTTAGAATACCAGACATTACCTTGTGGCAGAAGTTTCGAAGACGCATTCATGTTAGCAAATAAAGATTTATTTGAGAATCTAGTCGGTACTACCAGTCTAGAAATAGCGAAAGCCGCATGGGATGAAGCAAAAAAAGTTGATAAGACAAACTTTGCTCTAGATTACGCAATAAACAAAACCGATTGGGATGTTCCCAGATACATCAAGGAAGGATTATTTTGGTTGGCGGAAAATCTCGAAGAAAATCTTATCGATGCACCAATTGAAATCCCATGCGCGGAGGTATTAACCAATGCATGAAGGATTTATGATTAATCCCGCTGAATTAGCAGCTAAAGAATCTCTTGATCGTGTCTATGAATGTATCACTGGAAGAAGAAGTTTTGTATTAGAAGCAGGTGCAGGTGCAGGTAAAACCTATACATTAATTCATTCTCTAAAACACATAATTAAGAACGAAGGTCCCGAACTAATTCGAAAAAATCAAAAGGTTGCATGTATAACCTATACTAATGTAGCTAGAGACGAGATAGAGTCTCGGACTGACCGTCATCCTGCGATTTTCACAGCGACAATTCATGCATTCTGTTGGTCAATAATCAAAGATTTTCAAACTAGACTACGCGAAAAATTACAACAACTAGACAAATGGTCAGAACGATTAAAAGAAATTACCGATATTAAAAACTATTCCATTCAATATGAGTTAGGCTATCCCAGAGTCACTAATAATCAAATCATGCTTGGTCATAATGATGTTCTTTCATTAACTGTTTGCTTACTGGATGATATTAAATTCCGTAAATTATTCCTAATGCGATACCCAATCATACTGATAGATGAATACCAGGATACAGATAAGCTTTTTGTAAAATCTTTAAAGCAACATTTTCTTAATAAACCAGATGGTCCACTCATTGGATTCTTTGGAGACCATTGGCAGAAGATTTACAATACAGGGTGCGGAAAAATCGAGCATGACGATTTAGAAGTAATTGGTAAAAGGGCAAATTTTCGTTCTAGTAAAGCAATTATTGATGGCCTCAATAAAATGCGACCGGAATTACCTCAAGAAATTAGTGATCCTCTAAGTATAGGATCTATAAACATCTATCATACCAATCAATGGGAAGGGGTACGTCGAACGGAGGGCCATTGGAGAGATGATCTTCCATCTGATGTTGCACACAACTATCTTGAAAAGACTAAAGCTAAACTTATAATCAGTGGATGGGACTTTTCCCCAGATAAGACTAAAATACTAATGTTAACTCATAACGTTCTTGCCAATGAACAAGGATATCAAAATTTAGCAAGTGTTTTTTCACGCAATGAATCATACATTAAGAAAGAAAACCCATATATGGCTTTTTTCATGGATGTATTAGAGCCTGTTTGCATAGCTTATGAGAATCGGAAATATGGTGAAATGTTCTCCATACTCGAAGGCAACACCCCTCTTATTCGTTCTCATAGTGATAAAAAAAATTTAGCAAGTCAAATGGACAAACTTTTATCCTATCGGAAAAGTGAAAGTATAGATAAGGTTATCAATCATCTTCTCCTTACAAAATATCCGTTATTACCAGAGAATATCATGAAAATTGAAAATGATCTTTTAAATAATTATAAAGATGACTTTACTGAACACCAAAAAGAAATATGTGAACAGACACTGAAACTTAAGGCGGTTTCTTATCAAGAAGTAATTGCTGTAAACAAATTCATAGAAGAAAAAACACCCTTTGCTACAAAACATGGCGTAAAAGGGGCCGAATTTGAGAATGTATTAGTAGTCTTTGGTCGAGGCTGGGCAATGTACAATTTCTCTCAAATGCTAGAATACGCATTAAATGATATTCCCCCGGAAAAGCTTGAGTTTTTTGAACGAAATAGAAATCTTTTTTATGTTGCTGTTTCAAGGCCAAAAAAGCGGTTAGCATTACTTTTCACTCAAAAGCTATCTGATCCAGCAATTGAAACTCTGTCTACCTGGTTCGGAAAAGATTCAATCGAATTTTTATAAAAATGATTTGGCTAGCTTTAACAGTGTCAATTAGGTTTCTAATAAATAATGGTCATAAAAATACCTTATATGAAAAAATAGTAAAGAACTCGTCTATTCAAGGTAGGAGATTTAGAGCAAGATAATTTTTCTATATAACACTTACGAAACCATAACCTTTTTCTGTTTACCTTTAGGCTTTTCGTTGATGAGCTGTTTTTCACCTTCAACATTTTCACACTTAATTGGAGCGCCTCTATTAAGTCAATAACAACCGTGGAATCTTCATTCACGTTTTGGATGTAAATTTGCTGACCAGTAATCTTAGACTGAATTGCAGGCAGTAAACGTTCCTGCTCTCGATTTTCAGGATTGATAGGTCAGTGGAATTAGAAAGTGATTTTAAGCTGGGCAGGATCAACGGAAAACTTGCTTGCCAAGTTGGGAACATTTTGGATTTAAAGAAAGGGTAGTGCATCGTTTAACGTTGATGATCTCTTTTAATAAGTATTTAATCGTGATAAAGATTAGGAAGGGAATATGAATCTCTAAAATGAAAACTAAGAATTCTAAAGCTGTTAGGTTTGACGAGATAGAGACTGCGAGTCGCTATATAAGAAAAAAATATCATGTTGGATTAATGGGATTAGGCTTTTTTAAACTTGTAGAAATAAAAAAAATGAAAGATAGTATAGTTGATGATCATACAGAATCAGAAATCGTTACTATTAAAACTAGCATTGATGCTCAGTTTGAACACTTTTAACGATGAAGCCAATTGATTGGATTTACAATCTTAATCAAGCTTTAAATAATGAAACAGTAAAAGGAATGAAGTTTGATGAGAAAACTACCAAATTAACAGAACAAACTAACCAAATGACTACAGAATATTTGGGTCTTCTCAAAGCATCTTCTCATGCATTACAAGTGAATATATATACTATAGCAATCTTTCTTTTTCTATTAATTTATATTTATTTTGGTAGATTTCGCTGGATAGTTTTAGTAAAGAATATAATCGAAGAGGCACTAAAGGAGAAAAAACGGCAAACTGAAGAAATAACAAAGGTTCAAATTAAAAGGGAAGCTGATATTAAATTTAGGATTGAAGTGAGAAATCAAAGATTAATGAAATAAATAAAGCATTTGTCAATTGAAGTAGAGTTTAACTTTTCTAATGTAAGTTAGTTATTCAAAAAATGATGAAATTGAATAATTCTAATGGGATCGATATCAATTTATATGGATTCTTCAACTTTTAACTATTAGTTTTTCGTATCACTTCGAGATTCTGGCAGCGAACAGCTCATAAAATTCAGAAAATACGGTTTTTAGGGAGTATACTATGTTGCGTTCACGAACAAGCTCTGGCTTTGAATTGCATTCCACCATTTGTGATGAAAAGGAGACTCGTCGGCTTTCTAGTTCCAACGAATTACACTGTCCTAATTGTAACAATCTGGTAAGGTATAAAAACGGGCCAAAAACTATTGCTCACTTTGCTCATAAACCCAACACTGAATGTGTTATTTCCAACTATGAGAGAGAAACAGATGATCACCTTAAAGGTAAGAATATCCTTTTTAATTGGCTGACTTCAAAATTCCCCGATGCTATTGTGAAGCTGGAAGTATTCATTCAAGAAACAGATCAAATAGCTGATGTCCTATTAGTCCACGTTTCGGGAGAAATGAAGGGTCAGAAGTGGGCCTTTGAATTTCAACATAGCCCCCTTTCCGAAGTAGAGTGGAAAAAACGACATTTTCTTTATCAGCAAGCAGGCATCCTTGATTTCTGGATATTTGATGCAAACGTGTTTCTGCAGTACTCCAGAGCCCAGAATGTTGAACAGGCCCGGCTTTTTCGAGATCCGATTAAAGCTGTCTTTTCTGAGACTGGATTTACATATTTTTTTTATTTGGAATCTCAAAATCTGACCATAGATTGCAACTTTTATGTTCGAACCATCGAGCGCAAAATTAATAGTCGTAAAGGAACAGTGGATAACGAATACATATTTCATGATCCCATTGATCATACTGAAATACTCGATCTCGTTGATTTCCACTCTGATATCGAAGAACAATATACAGCTCTGGTTTTTTCAAAAATCAAAGACCAGTTCGATCTTAAATTCAATAAGCGAATCCAGAAAATCAAATCAGATAAAGATCAGGTACTTGTGGAAAAAAGGCGTTATCGATTGAAGGAAATATTCCAATATTGTTCAGAACATTTTACACCGAGACATGCTAATGTTCTAAACTCTTTTTGTTTAAAAAATAAACCTCTAGTAGTGGAAGATATACTAGGCTTAGAGATCCCCAACTTTATCGAGAAATACAGAGCCTATATGGAAAATATTATTCAATACTTAGGAGAGTTTGAACTGATATGTGAAAGTGAGGATATTGTAGATATAGTCGTCACAGATCAAGCTCCATCTTATCTGTTGTATACTGATTTGAATGAGGAACAGATAGATAGTAAATATTATCTACAAAAAGGGGAAATCTACGATAGAGGCTTTATAGAAAAGGTACCATCCTTCTCAATTATACTTTATGAACGTTACGCAAACGAAGTTAAAAATGTTCAATATGTGTTGGATAAATATTCTTCAGAATTAGAAAAGCTTTTGTCTTGTAATCCCAAGATAGTTGATAGAGCTTTGAGGAAAATTGACCATAGATTAGTTAGGGTCGGGCCAAAAGAAGAACGTTCGTTATTAGAATTTGCACTTGGTTATGCTAAATGTAAGAGTACCGAAGAAGTTGATGAACTTATGAAAAGGATTCGGACTGAAATCATTGATTATGATCCATTCAGTGATCTTAGATACTAATCGATAGATATAATGCGTATACGGCATAGGCGTCGGTATGGTTAGCTTCAACAGTTATGAAAAGTGGCAGATATTCATCACATCAGACGGTGATTATTCTCAACTAATTGCAGCTGATTTTGTTAATCAATATGCTATTAAACTGTTGTTGAACGAGGGGTTAGATCCAAACTTGCAGAATATTTATGAAAAAACACCACTAATACTGTTGGCTGGTAGAGGCAGTATTCCAACGGATTTAATGGTAGAATTGGTTGGGTTATTAAAAGATGCTGGTGCCAATTTAGAAAATAGTGAGGGATTTGCTTGAAACTATTTCATTTATTAGAGATATGCTACAGTAATGCGCTCTTTGAATGATTGTCACATCGTGTAATTCTCGACGAATTCTTAAGCTAAGTAAGTCAGCACCTTTGGGTGCTTTTTTCATGCCTAAATTTGGCCTTAGGCGAGCCGTTCTCAGGTTTTGTATGCAGGAACGTGGATTTGTGTGGTGGGGGACGAAAAAGGGTGGGGGGCTGTTTCACTTCGCCTCCCGCTGAGTTTCCATCTACCAGAGAATGAAAAACCAACTCAACTCAAAAGACGGATCTTGATAAGACTGAAGTTACTTAATAAAAGAAAAAATAAAGCCCTGGGACTAGGCGAGTCACCAGGGCTTTATTTCACACTTTTTTACCGAAACATTCTTGCAGTATTGAGTCTGGAGCTGTGGCGCGTGAGTGTTAACGTGACGGCTACATCGTTTCGCGCAAGATACCTGCTACCAAGTGCAGATTGTCCAACACATTAGTGCTTAGCTAATTCCTTAAGACTGGTCATGACTTAAGCAGATGTGATCCTGCTGGAAGCTTTACCCCCTTATAGCTCATGGCAACTAGATTTCACTCTAGGATTCGGAACAAGGGGAGCTCAAAAATGTGGACAAAATGACCACACTCCTTTCTCCCCTCTTTCGAGGTTACAATTATTTACGAGGCTAGTTGGAAAAAGTTTCTTCAAAAAAACAAAAAAATATGAGGAAGTTCCTATGTACATCAGATTCATACGGATTGAACAGCTTAATGCAGCCGTCGATAGCCTTCACGTCGACCTTTAGCCTGGAAAACCGGAGTATGAGAAGCTTCACCGCAGCTTGGACGAATTCGGCTACATGGTCGGTGACCATAAGCGGAATAAGATGATGAAGAACGAGCAGAGATCCACGGAGCTGGCCGAATCAGAGGTTAACTTGGAGCCGGAGCATGAGCGGCTGTTTAATCCGCAGTCGGTCCCTCCCCGTAGGAAATTAGCTTCAAGCACCGGATTGAAGAACTGTACACTAAGCATACCTTCCCGGGCTACAGGAAGATGGCTGCGATTATGATCCGGGAAGACCGAAGCTTCGTGAAGGAATTCCTCTACAACAAGACCCTCAAGACTCAGTCACAACTCTATCATTGAAACACTTCGGAAGCATCCAGACCAGAAGTCTGTGCTTCGGAGATTCATCCTCCCAGCAGGGCCTGGGCGTTTTTGCGGAACTCTCATCGGTGCCGTCACCATCATTTAAGACTAATACTTTTATAGTTTTTAAATTATCTAAGATCACCATATGTATTACATATTGTAGAATTCAGATGAGTGAATCATTTCGATTCTTCCTGCATCAATACCACAGTCAACTAAGCTATCAAACATTCGCTGCATTTCGCATTCGGAAAAATAGTATACCTTCCAAAGGGCATTTTGCTTCGAAAATGTATCAATAGTGTTAAAATAAGGAATGTCAACACCAGCGAGAGAATGACCTAAGATAATAATTTCATCAATATCTTTTTCCTGCAAACGACGCAGTTTATACTTATACTTAGTTATATCTTTATAGGTTTGCTTGTAATATTCTTCCACAACATTGCAAATACTAATTTCTTTTTCGTTAAACACCTGCTCTGCTTCGTGGCGTTTTTCTTGGATATTGTTAATCCTCATTTTATTGCCATGTCCTAGCACGGGGTCATCATCGCGTTGCCGTAAAGATCCATGAATATGTATTATTCTATGCTCGCTCACTCTATACACCGTTTCCAATACAGCTGTATAGTTGAATGTTACATACACTGCGTCATTATCTTTATCGATAAATGTTGTTCTAGGTCGAACATCTCTGATTCGAATGGTTCTTACCCACCGCTTCAGATGCACCGCTAACTGATTTATGTATTCATACTCGTCTGAAAAGTACTGATGCAACGTATCTTCAATACCCACATCACCGCTTTCCAAACCCATATCTATATTAACGGCTTGCTCAACTATGACTTCTTCATCAATGTTAGCGAGGTTTGTCTCCAATTCATTCCATAACATTTCTCTCTTTGCTTTTTCGTCGCTTCTTGGGTAAATGTAATAATGTTCCTCAAAGGAGCGAAGGAAATCGGGATCTATATTCTTCAAGTATTTTCTAAAATCCCAATAATTCGTGGCTAATCCATGGCCTCTATCAAATCCATTTCCTATTACAAATAGCTTCACTTTTATACACCCTCATATCGATTTATTAACGATAAATTTGAATTTTAAATTCCCAACCTCCAACTTTCACGCTTCATCCCATCCCACGCTGTTTAGGATAATAAGGTTTTCCAAACATGATTATAACACCTTTAAAACTGCAAATCATTTATTAAACCAGTCGAACGATACTCGCAGATATGAATAATCTGCAGTCGAATTACCTTCCGTTCTAAAATCACGTTATTGGCTAGAAGATAATTAACAATTTCAGTATGTAATGGATAAGCATTTCGAGAAAGGAAGTAATCGAGTTAATGATTAAAAAAACAGAATGGAAAGCCCATATATTAAAGACTTGATTCGTGAACTAGAAAAACTAGGATTCAGTGAAGATGAAGCAAAAAAAATACTAGTTAGATTCTATAAAACATTAAAACGAACATGGGGACTGAATCCAAATGCTTACGACTTCGCAAAAAAAATAGCTACACTCAATGAAGCTACTAAACGCACAATTGATCTTTCAGACCCTAATCAAATATTTATAGGACATTTGAAAAACAAAATAAAGAAACGCTAATATAAGTTGATCGCTCTTACGAGAGGATTGATAGTTTCCATATTCATGTATGAAAGAACCTCATATTATTACTGTATTTATCAAGGGAATCTTGTCAAAAAGAGATGAGAGATCCTGAAAAGAGGATATACAAACTGCTAGAATCAATTGATCTAGCTAGAGTACAATAGTGTTTCGCTCGAAAGTAGCGAAATAGAAGATGATACACGATGCATTTTTAAAACTAATGAATACCGAGGAGATGTTGCTAAGAAGTAGCCCCATGTTTGTTACAGCTCTTAAGATCACATTGGAAGAGGATATACTAGATAAGTAAATTTAATATAAGGGGATTACTACACAGGTTCTTGTCACTTGGTGCAAAAACCTGTGCTCATTGCCAATTAGTTAATAGTTCAGACTGTTATGCATCCCACTAAGTAATATTAATGGTTGTAGTCCCTTTTTTTGCAACTTTTCACCCTAACCCAACTTTTCTTTACTCGTACTCCTTTTGTTTTCCTTAGTAGAAGATACCTTACTTTTTGCTTTATTCATTTTCACACTCTCCTGAAGTGCTTCTAATAGATCAACTACTACATCAGATTCTTGTACTGGCTTGGAAACAATCTTCTGACCAGCAATTTTGGATTGTATAGCAGCCATAAGTCTTTCTTGCTCAGGATTTGTATAGGAAGCTAAATCAGAAGCCCCTGACATACTTTTAACGATCTGTAATGCGAGCTTCATCTGATTAGGATCTACTGTGATGTTATTCGACAGGTTTGGAACATTTTGAGCTGGTCTGATTTCATTAGTATAATGCATTGTTGCCAACTGAATGCAGGTTCCGTTATTAGGCTTCAATACACATAATTTTGTACTTGAGCGAAGAGTGAATTTGGCAATCGCCAGTCTTTTAGATGCTTCAAGTGCTTTAAGAAGCAAGTAGTATGCATTACTACCATGAGTATCCGGTCCAAGAAAATATACCTTCTGAGTAAACATTAAATCAACTTGTTCTTCTTTCATAAAATCAATAATACTGATCATCTTACTAGCATCTTCATGAATCTTATCCAACTCTTCTTTTTCGAAAGTAACAAATTGATTTTTATCGAGAGGGAATCCTTTTATTAATTCTTCCGGTTCAACAGTGCCTTGACATGTAGGGCAATAGCGTTGGTTTTTAATTGCGCCACTGCAACTTTTGTGAAGCAAATGAAGAGCAACCTCTTTTTCCTCCGTGGCAGCATATAGCTTTACGGGTATGTGAACTAATCCAAAACTGATAGCACCTTTCCATACCGTATGCATGGGAACACCTCCTAATTATCATATTAAAAAGTCATTCCCAATACTAAAACAAATAAACCGTTAACTCATACATTGAGTTAGCGGTTTATTTGTTTTCAAAAAGTTGAAGTGCAAGCAAATGAATTTTTTTGATTTCAGTTGCATTCAACGAAATAAGATATTCGTGGAAGTCATTCAAATATTTATCTTTATCCATCTTTCCACCACTAAGATATCTTCCATACAGAAATAGTTCAGTAATATCAGTCTCTAATGCATCAGCAATTTTTTGAAGACTTAAGAGACTTATATTTTTTTCCGCTCGTTCTACGCCTCCAATATAGGAGAAGTGAACACCGGCTCGTTCACCCAGTTCCTCTTGGGATAGGCCCTTTTTCTTTCTCAGATCCCTTACTCGAGTTCCAACCATTCGCAATATTTGTTCGCTCATACCTACACCTCTTCTTAAGTTTAAACAAAGGCGAGATACGAATACATTAGACTATAAATATCATTTTATTTAATTGATATTTATAAGTATTATTATGTGATTTTGCGATAATACTGATTTTGAGGTGAACAGTATGAATAGAGATGAACATTTTATAGATACAGGGATTGCAACAGTAACATCAAAAGGACTTTATTTTGCAAATAATTATTACACTAGCCCGTTAATGATCAGATTACAATGGTTTTTTGAAGCCGGAAAAAACGGGGAATGGAAGATCCCCGTTTTATTTAACAAAGATGATTCAGCTATGTTGCTAATTTCCAATTTCAAATTCTCGGATTTCGCTTTTCGGATTGAACAACCATATCCACTGGACCAAGAAATCTTAAACGCGTATTACTTAGCATTTAACAACTTGAAAGAAAACAATTAATCGATTTCACTAAAAATAATCTTCATTGAGGTATGAAGAGCGGCGGCTACTTTAATAAGAACGTGAAGGGTAACTGGATATACCCCTTTTTCTAAATTGCTTATTGACGATTGAGATACACCCAACAATAAGGCTAAGTCTCTTTGAGTCAATTTCTGATTTTTGCGGATAGAGCGTATTTTCTTTCCAACCGCTATATAAACTAATTGTTCCATATTTCCCCTCCCTATCGGATAAACTATTACTATTATTTCCAAAATAATAGATTTATAAAATTATAGATTCAAAATAGGAGGTATATTTTTTTGGAAAAATGTGAAGATTCGAAATATTAGCAATGCTGATGAAAGAGGTATCCGGAAATGTATCAACCTGTTACAAAGAGAAAAAGAAATACTAAATATGGTAACAATAATTGGTTTCGTTATAGTCCTAAAATAAACAGAAACGTTTATTTTTATAGCGACCTGGAATTTGATCATTCGTTACTAATCGAATTCAATAGGAATATTATCGATTTCTGTGAACAACCTCTGCATGTGAGGCAGTATAT
This Paenibacillus sp. FSL R5-0345 DNA region includes the following protein-coding sequences:
- a CDS encoding ATP-dependent nuclease; the protein is MYIDKVKIKNFRLLNEVELTLEETTTLIVGRNNSGKTSFTEIFRRLLSDNTAKFNLEDFSIPIQEDFWNAFMLLKEDKEDNEIRQTLPYIEITLTLIYDIETDNLGALGDFIIDLDVSSTQVIINIKYQLKDGKISSLFDNLEYTGDPKKIVQEKKAFFREIKERVPQYFAAYVHAIDPKDSTNQKLLDISVFRSLIQTGFINAQRGLDDTTHKTSDVLGKVVERMLDIAKKDNSLPDDNNTASLLEDAVKEIQSKLDTDFNEHLNKLLPALSLFGYPGLNNVPLHTETILDVKRLLENHTKVHYPGMNGINLPETYNGLGSRNLIYILFQLFEFFKTYKSNKIAPNFHLVFIEEPEAHLHPQMQEVFIRKITEIINDFSQRFNSGVPWPIQFIITTHSTHIANEAPFEAIRYFLSNKSRGIYTRVKDLKVGFSGETHKEDKEFLHKYLTLTRCDLFFADKVILIEGPTERILMPKIIQKIDKNKTPEESLSSKYLTVIEVGGAYAHHFFSFLDFLELQSLIITDIDSVKADNGSYRKKCIVAEGTYTSNTCLKRWFSNDNISPADLLIKSKQEKIHRLIRIAYQVPDGTEPGSQEMVAALEEAAATNSADAPQKTDVVDILEYQTLPCGRSFEDAFMLANKDLFENLVGTTSLEIAKAAWDEAKKVDKTNFALDYAINKTDWDVPRYIKEGLFWLAENLEENLIDAPIEIPCAEVLTNA
- a CDS encoding UvrD-helicase domain-containing protein; amino-acid sequence: MHEGFMINPAELAAKESLDRVYECITGRRSFVLEAGAGAGKTYTLIHSLKHIIKNEGPELIRKNQKVACITYTNVARDEIESRTDRHPAIFTATIHAFCWSIIKDFQTRLREKLQQLDKWSERLKEITDIKNYSIQYELGYPRVTNNQIMLGHNDVLSLTVCLLDDIKFRKLFLMRYPIILIDEYQDTDKLFVKSLKQHFLNKPDGPLIGFFGDHWQKIYNTGCGKIEHDDLEVIGKRANFRSSKAIIDGLNKMRPELPQEISDPLSIGSINIYHTNQWEGVRRTEGHWRDDLPSDVAHNYLEKTKAKLIISGWDFSPDKTKILMLTHNVLANEQGYQNLASVFSRNESYIKKENPYMAFFMDVLEPVCIAYENRKYGEMFSILEGNTPLIRSHSDKKNLASQMDKLLSYRKSESIDKVINHLLLTKYPLLPENIMKIENDLLNNYKDDFTEHQKEICEQTLKLKAVSYQEVIAVNKFIEEKTPFATKHGVKGAEFENVLVVFGRGWAMYNFSQMLEYALNDIPPEKLEFFERNRNLFYVAVSRPKKRLALLFTQKLSDPAIETLSTWFGKDSIEFL
- a CDS encoding competence protein CoiA produces the protein MLRSRTSSGFELHSTICDEKETRRLSSSNELHCPNCNNLVRYKNGPKTIAHFAHKPNTECVISNYERETDDHLKGKNILFNWLTSKFPDAIVKLEVFIQETDQIADVLLVHVSGEMKGQKWAFEFQHSPLSEVEWKKRHFLYQQAGILDFWIFDANVFLQYSRAQNVEQARLFRDPIKAVFSETGFTYFFYLESQNLTIDCNFYVRTIERKINSRKGTVDNEYIFHDPIDHTEILDLVDFHSDIEEQYTALVFSKIKDQFDLKFNKRIQKIKSDKDQVLVEKRRYRLKEIFQYCSEHFTPRHANVLNSFCLKNKPLVVEDILGLEIPNFIEKYRAYMENIIQYLGEFELICESEDIVDIVVTDQAPSYLLYTDLNEEQIDSKYYLQKGEIYDRGFIEKVPSFSIILYERYANEVKNVQYVLDKYSSELEKLLSCNPKIVDRALRKIDHRLVRVGPKEERSLLEFALGYAKCKSTEEVDELMKRIRTEIIDYDPFSDLRY
- a CDS encoding bacteriophage abortive infection AbiH family protein; this translates as MKLFVIGNGFDRGHGLATNYWDFRKYLKNIDPDFLRSFEEHYYIYPRSDEKAKREMLWNELETNLANIDEEVIVEQAVNIDMGLESGDVGIEDTLHQYFSDEYEYINQLAVHLKRWVRTIRIRDVRPRTTFIDKDNDAVYVTFNYTAVLETVYRVSEHRIIHIHGSLRQRDDDPVLGHGNKMRINNIQEKRHEAEQVFNEKEISICNVVEEYYKQTYKDITKYKYKLRRLQEKDIDEIIILGHSLAGVDIPYFNTIDTFSKQNALWKVYYFSECEMQRMFDSLVDCGIDAGRIEMIHSSEFYNM
- the ku gene encoding non-homologous end joining protein Ku codes for the protein MHTVWKGAISFGLVHIPVKLYAATEEKEVALHLLHKSCSGAIKNQRYCPTCQGTVEPEELIKGFPLDKNQFVTFEKEELDKIHEDASKMISIIDFMKEEQVDLMFTQKVYFLGPDTHGSNAYYLLLKALEASKRLAIAKFTLRSSTKLCVLKPNNGTCIQLATMHYTNEIRPAQNVPNLSNNITVDPNQMKLALQIVKSMSGASDLASYTNPEQERLMAAIQSKIAGQKIVSKPVQESDVVVDLLEALQESVKMNKAKSKVSSTKENKRSTSKEKLG
- a CDS encoding helix-turn-helix domain-containing protein — translated: MSEQILRMVGTRVRDLRKKKGLSQEELGERAGVHFSYIGGVERAEKNISLLSLQKIADALETDITELFLYGRYLSGGKMDKDKYLNDFHEYLISLNATEIKKIHLLALQLFENK
- a CDS encoding helix-turn-helix domain-containing protein, with the protein product MEQLVYIAVGKKIRSIRKNQKLTQRDLALLLGVSQSSISNLEKGVYPVTLHVLIKVAAALHTSMKIIFSEID